The genomic stretch AGTCCCGCGGCGCGCTCGAGCAGAGTGCGAAGGAACTTGCTGCCACGCAAGCGCAGGTCAAAGAGCTGACGTTGGGGATGGTCGCCGTGACGGGTGAGCGCGACAGCGCGCGCAAGAGCGCCGAGGATCTGTCCAGGCAGCTCGAAGAGAAGAGCAAGGCGGCCGATGACCTCGCCGCTCAACTCGCGGACAAGACCGTTGCGCTCCAGGATTTGGAAGAACAGGCCAGGAAACTCGCCGGCGTCAGGGACTCGCTGACCCAGCAGAACGCGGATCTCACCGCGGCCAGGGCCGAACTGGAAGAGATCGCCGCCGCGCTATTGGGCAAACAGGACGAGTTGAACACGCGCGCGAAAGGCCTTGAGGAGCAGGTGGCGCAGAAAGACAAGGCCATCGAGGGAATGCGCGCCGAGGCTGATGGCCTGCACACGGCAAACCAGGCCTTGAACGCGGAAATCGCCAAGAAGACGGAAACCGTGGCCCGAGCGCGGATGGACCTGGCGGCGGCCGCGCAATCATTGCGCCGGACCCGGGCGGAGATGGACAAGGTCTTGGCCGATCTCGCCGCCAAGGAGAAGGAGTTGGCCGCGATGGTCGCGGAGGCCCAGGCAACCGCCGGTGAACGGCGCGTTCCTCGGACGGAGGGTGCTCCCCAAGGGCAAGGCGCCCCTCAACAGTGACGCCCTGCTACGGCATCACCATGCCGCCGTTCACGTGCAGGGTGGCGCCGGTGACGTAGTCGCTTTCGTCGGTGGCGAGGAAGAAGATGCCGTCGGCGATCTCCTCGGGCATGGCGGCGCGGCCCATGGGGAGGCCGCCGGAAAGCTTCGCCCACTCGTCCGCGTCGTACTTGCCGCGCACGCGGTCGGTGCCGGTAAGGCCGGGGGCGATGGTGTTGACGCGGATGCCGTGGGGCGCCAGCTCGGTGGCCAGGGACTTGGAGAAGGCGATGATGGCGGCCTTGGAGGCGGCGTAGTGGGTGCGCTCGGCGCCGCCGGTGACGCCGAAGTTGGAGGCAGTGTTGACGATGACGCCGCGGCCGGCCTGCTTCATGGGGGCGATGACCGCCTGGGAGCAGAGGAACGTGGTCTTGAGGTTCAAGTCCACGCACTCCTTCCATTGGGCGGGGGTGACGTCCTGGATCGCGCCCTTGTGGAAGGTGCCGCCGGCAAGGTTCACGAGGACGTCCATGCGGCCGCAGGCGGACAGGATGCGCTCGAACGCGGCGGTCACCTCGGCCTTGTTGGTCAGATCCGCCTGGATGAAGCGGCCTTCCACGTGCTTGGTTTCGAGGAGCGACGCCGTTGCGGCGCCGGCTTCGGCGTCCCGATCGAGGATGACGGGCGCGTAGCCCTCTTCGCTGAAACGCAGCGCCGTGGCGCGGCCGATGCCCCTCGCGCCTCCGGTGACGACAACCACTTTCGCATCCATCACAAAATCTCCCGACCTTACTGCATGATCGCGCCGCCGTTGACCACCACGGTCTGCCCGGTGACGAACCGTCCCCGGTCGCTGGCGAGGAAGACGGCCGCCTTGGCCATGTCGCGCGGCTGTCCGATGCGGCCGAGGGGGATCCGGGCGGCGCTGGCGTAAAGCTCTTCTTCGGTGCGATGGCCGCGGGGCTGGGCCGTATCCGACACCCCGGGGCAGATGCAGTTGACCGCGATGCCGGCGGGCGCCAGCTCCAGGGCGAGGCTCTTGGTGAATCCGATGATGCCGCCCTTGGAGGCCGCGTAGTGGGCGCCGTTGTCCGCTCCCTGGAGTCCGCGGCCGGAGGTGATGCTGATGATGCGGCCTCTCCGCCGCCGCTGTCGCAGCATGTACGGCGTCACGGCGCGGCTGCACAGGAACGTCCCGAAAAGGTTGGTGCCGATGACCCGCTCCCACTCTTCTTCGGCCATGTCCTCCACCGTGCTGGTCGGGTAGATGCCGGCGTTGTTGACCAGGATGTCGACCTTGCCGAAGCGGTCGAGGCATGCCTTCACCATGGCGTCGACGGAGTCCTCCCGCGACACGTCGGTGGCGTGGGCGAGAGCAATGCCGCCGGCCTCCTCGATCTTGCGCCGCACCGCCGCGGCGGTGTCTTCCCGCAACTCCGCCACCACGACGCACGCGCCCTCTTCCGCCATGGCCATGGCGATGGCCTCGCCGATTCCCTGCCCGCTTCCGGTGACGATAGCCGTCCGGCCTTCGAGTCTGCGCATGGGAATGCTATTTAGAACCTTCCACCCGCGTTGGCAACAAGGCCCCGAAGGCCGTGGACAAGGAAAACCGGAGAACATGAATACGTCGGTGCCACTCGACATTCGCAACGTCTCCTACTCGGCGGGGCAGCGCACGATTCTCGACTCCATCGAGTGGACCGTGCGTCAGGGCGAACACTGGGTGATTCTGGGACCCAACGGCTCGGGCAAGACCACGCTGCTGAAGATGGCGTGTGGGTACCTGTGGCCGAACCAAGGGGGCACCGTCTACCGCAACGGCAGCCGCCGGGTGGATCTTCGCGAGTTGCGCAAGGGCATCGGCTGGGTCACGGTCTCCCTGGCCTCCCAGATCCCCGCGCGGGAACGCGCGCTGCGGACGGTGGTGTCGGGCAAGTTCGCGCAGATCGGCCTCCTGGAGATGTCCACGGTCCGCCCGGTGGAGGAGGACTTCGCGCAGGCCGAGGGCCTCATGGGGCGCATGGGATGCCTGCGCGTGAAGGATCAGGCGTTCGGCACGCTTTCCCAGGGGGAGCAGCAGAAGGTGCTCATCAGCCGGGCGTTGATGGCCCGTCCCTACCTGATGTTCCTGGACGAACCGTGCGCGGGCCTGGATCCGGGGGCGCGGGAGGGTTTGCTGGCAGCGCTCCAGGAGCTGGGGCGCACCACCGACGCCACCGCGCTGGTCTATGTCACCCATCACATCGAGGAGATCCTGCCCGCCTTCGAGAAGACGCTGGTGCTCAAGGGCGGACGCGTGTTCCGGTCTGGCGAGACGGGAAAGGTCATCACCGAGATGCTGCTGCGGGAGCTTTACGAGACGCCGCTCGCATTGAGGCGGAGCAACGGGCGGTATTGGACGGTGGGTGCTTGAGAGAGGAGGAACCCTTGAAGGTCGTGACATGGAATCTGAACTCCATCCGGGCGCGGGAGGAGCGCCTCTTGAGCTGGCTGTCGCGCCACGATCCCGACGTCGTGTGCCTGCAGGAGACCAAGGTTACCGACGAGCAGTTTCCCCACGAGGTCCTGCGGGAGCGGGGCTATCACGCCGCCGCGCACGGCCAGCGGACCTACAACGGCGTGGCGATCCTGTCGCGCGAGCCCATCGAGGACGTGCGCATCGGCTTCGACGACGGCGCGGACGATCCCCAGGCGCGCTGCATCTGCGGCGTGGTCCAGGGCATCCGGTTCATCTCGGTGTATGTCCCCAACGGATCGACGGTGGAATCCGACAAGTACGTCTACAAGCGTGAATGGCTGGAGCGGCTGATGCCCTACCTGGACAAGACCCACGTTCCGGGAACGCCGCTGCTGATCTCCGGGGACTTCAACATCGCCCCAGAGGTGGCGGACGTGGCGGAGCCGGACGAATGGCGCGGCACCGTGCTGTTCAACCCCGACATGACCGG from Deltaproteobacteria bacterium encodes the following:
- a CDS encoding SDR family NAD(P)-dependent oxidoreductase, with amino-acid sequence MDAKVVVVTGGARGIGRATALRFSEEGYAPVILDRDAEAGAATASLLETKHVEGRFIQADLTNKAEVTAAFERILSACGRMDVLVNLAGGTFHKGAIQDVTPAQWKECVDLNLKTTFLCSQAVIAPMKQAGRGVIVNTASNFGVTGGAERTHYAASKAAIIAFSKSLATELAPHGIRVNTIAPGLTGTDRVRGKYDADEWAKLSGGLPMGRAAMPEEIADGIFFLATDESDYVTGATLHVNGGMVMP
- a CDS encoding glucose 1-dehydrogenase, translated to MRRLEGRTAIVTGSGQGIGEAIAMAMAEEGACVVVAELREDTAAAVRRKIEEAGGIALAHATDVSREDSVDAMVKACLDRFGKVDILVNNAGIYPTSTVEDMAEEEWERVIGTNLFGTFLCSRAVTPYMLRQRRRRGRIISITSGRGLQGADNGAHYAASKGGIIGFTKSLALELAPAGIAVNCICPGVSDTAQPRGHRTEEELYASAARIPLGRIGQPRDMAKAAVFLASDRGRFVTGQTVVVNGGAIMQ
- a CDS encoding ATP-binding cassette domain-containing protein yields the protein MNTSVPLDIRNVSYSAGQRTILDSIEWTVRQGEHWVILGPNGSGKTTLLKMACGYLWPNQGGTVYRNGSRRVDLRELRKGIGWVTVSLASQIPARERALRTVVSGKFAQIGLLEMSTVRPVEEDFAQAEGLMGRMGCLRVKDQAFGTLSQGEQQKVLISRALMARPYLMFLDEPCAGLDPGAREGLLAALQELGRTTDATALVYVTHHIEEILPAFEKTLVLKGGRVFRSGETGKVITEMLLRELYETPLALRRSNGRYWTVGA
- the xth gene encoding exodeoxyribonuclease III — protein: MTWNLNSIRAREERLLSWLSRHDPDVVCLQETKVTDEQFPHEVLRERGYHAAAHGQRTYNGVAILSREPIEDVRIGFDDGADDPQARCICGVVQGIRFISVYVPNGSTVESDKYVYKREWLERLMPYLDKTHVPGTPLLISGDFNIAPEVADVAEPDEWRGTVLFNPDMTGVMTRLADWGLRDVVRMHKPDPGLYSWWDYRQLAFPRNQGLRI